CTTGAAGATTTCAACCTTCCTGAATTTTGTAATCACTGTTTGAACTGCTTTTTCTAATTGATTGGCCACCTCATATCTGACCTGTTATAACAGTGATTACAAAACGGAGGACTAGAAGCTTGACTCACAGTATGGAGATGAACTCTACAATGAATACAATTTACTAAGCAATGTTTGAGTCTCCTTGTTTTATTACTTTCTTTAAGTACTTCTTATCAATAGTACAGTATCAATATCAGCACCTCATGCAAAAGGAAGTTCACAAGTTTCACAATCGTACTAATATTACTAAAACTAACATGAGGAACAATTTCTTattaatgtaaacattgcaAAGTATGTTTAATTCAAACTGAATTGTAATACATCagatacattttaaaagataaaacatcACAATTGGATCTAATCTCATTGCATAAGTGACAGGTAATTCACCAAGTTCATCTGTAAACAAATCTGCATAATCCTGGAACACCCTCTGTGATATGGTTTGATCCTGAACAGTATCTGTGTGTTATACTTCCTTGCTAAAGGTGACCAGTTTCATCTTCAGGCTATCTTGCAAGCCTAGTATGGACTgcacatttttacatataaCCTGGAATTTTAGCATGTGGTACACCCCATTGAGTTCACATTGCAGTGTCACTGTGCCAATTGATTCAATCTCGGCTCCACCAAAAGCAACAAGTTTGACTGTTTTGCCtgatttgtgtatattttcatgTTGCCTAATCGCTGTGCAAGTATCAAGCGAAATCACGTTGCATTTGGCCCCAGTATCCACTTTTAATTCAAGGCTCTTCTTATTGACCATAATACTGCAATGCCCTTCCCCTTTGTAACAGTCCTCAGTGTGTATTGTGTTAATGTCACCGTCTTCTTATACTGACAGGCCTTCAACCTTGAAAGTGTCGCTGTTGACATCGAATCTGTCTCAGTCGACAGTTGATTCACTTGTTTGCTTGATTTGATAGCTCTTGCAGATCTGCATAGCTTTTTGAAATGGTTGTACTTCCTGCAGCCATGACACTGCTGTCCAAAGGCTGGGCAATGATGGCGTTGGGCATGGTGTGTGCCCAGTTACTGCAGTTTGAGATCGATGCACTTTCTAAATGTGAATTTTGACTGACTTTTGGGTTTGCTACTGCGTTTTATTTGCATAGTATCCACCCTGGCAGTTCTCATATTTAGGGACAGAGTGTTCTGTTGGCACTGGCAGGCATGGCGCCATTGGTGCCTCCGTATCGGTCGTTTTCTGCAGCGAGATACTGAAGGCTTGATGAAAGAGAAGAACATTTTAGATGTCCTTGAATTTGAGTGGCAACATTCTTCTGTTCTCCTTTTTTGATTTCACTCTAATTTCACTCTAAATCCTGTTTTCCCTTTTTAGAATACACTATAACTTTATCAATGACCATAGATACAACATTTGACAACACACTCACgaacaaaaacagtcaaatgtACCAAAAATACAGCAAAGACATCACAAGTTCAGTAAGTATAGCATATATTTATATGCTTTAACATGTCTATCAAATCCCAACTATTAGTAATAGTGAAAGTATTTTTCAGGTTGACGGTGCTTACAGTGGCAAACTTTCTTCATACAAAGCTCATTCTGCGAAAGTTATTCAGTTCAGGTAAGACTGTTTATCTTCACACAACAAAGTAACAACATAACATCATAAATAAGTTTACTAATAACATCAAATAACATCATAAATAAGTTTAGTAGAGGTCTAATTTCTAATTTGCCCCAATAACCAAGAAAGATTTTCAGTAAACACTGTAGCtgaattttattacacacacaaaagtaTTTAGAAAAATCAAGTCAATGAATTAGTTAGTGAATTAGTCATTGTTAATTACAGCCAATACAATTGTGGATTTGGAAACCATAGATATAACTGAACGtttctaaatatttacatttatggcatttggctgacgctcttatccagagcgacttacaacttgatcattttacacaagtaggcaaaggtagtgttagaattcttgcccaaggactcttattggtatagtgtagggttcttacccaggtggggtattgaaccctagtctacagagtaaaaggcagaggtgttaaccactacactaatcaACCACTATATGCACCATGTTTTGATTAGAATCAAATGTATGGTTTTGATCACATGGTTGTTCTATGTAGTTCTGCTCTAAATTAtgttctttgttcattttatcaggcCTGGCAGTGTGGTAGCAGACTTCACTATTGCATCAACAAGAAATACACTTGATTTTAGTGCTGCAAACAGACAATTAGCTTCTGCTCTCAGAGACAAAGGATATAGCGTAAATGAAAATTCATTCGCTCAAACTGGtaaggtttttcatttttatctttaAGGCAGTTCTCTAACTCTTTTTTATTGTCAGATGTTCATAGTAATTACATTAATGGGTCATGAACTGATAATGTCAATGTCAATAtcaatttatttatagagcacattttacacaacattagttgaccaaagtgctgcacaaatacaaacattaaactacagcactactaaaacagtttaaaagagacaaaacaaaTGACATAAAAGCCATGGAATGGTAGTGAGCTTTAAGACTAGATTTAAAACGTGACAGAGTGGGTGCCAATCGAATCTGCAGTAGCTGCTCATTCCACAGTTTCGGGGCAGCCACAGCAAATGCTCGGTCCCCCCTCTGTTTCAGCCTCGACTTGGGGACCACCAGCCGAAGCTGATTGGAAGATCTTAGGGCCTGTGCCTGAACATAGGGCACAAGCAATTCGGCTAAATAATTGGGAGCTATCCCATGCAGAGACTTATACACTaaaagcaaaagtttaaacTGTATTCTGAAAACAACTGGGAGCCAATGGAGTGAAGCCAGTACCGGAGTAATATTTTCTTTCCGGGATGTACGTGTTAAAAGCCTCGCTGCAGCATTTTGCAGCAAGTTTATCTTAGCAACGAACGAATAACCAGCACCAATGTATAGTGAATTACAATAATCAAGCCTTGtggaaataaatgcatgaattacTATCTCAAAGTCTGAGAAAGATAAAAACGGCTTAACTTTGGAGTTGGTAGAAACTGGACTTAACTACCGCCTTTATCTGCTTGTCAAATTTAAAAACCCTCATCAAATATCACACCCAGATTTTTGACCAAGGTCTGAGTAAAAGTCTGCCACTGGCCTAGGTTCCATTGAGGACTACATGAAATCAGACCATGATAAAATCAGACATACaaggtaaataaatgaaaaaaatcagctgatttaaaaaaataaaaataaacatgtagcCTGTTGCTCTTATTTTTTGGATCATGCAAATACTTGGAGTGAAATCTAAAATTTCATGTGTTTTCAACAAAATGTTCATCCAAAATCTCATTATTGTAACTTTTAAAAGTTGTAGAAAAACTATCTCAGAttaataaattcattttattgCACTAACCTTTTTAAACTAATAGAAtttctatataaaatcattttaaggtTTTCAAAATACGACACATTTCATTAAAGcaacaacattttaaacataataCAATAAACAACACTAACTGTACAGGAAGTTCATCTGAGGAAATCTGTCTGAGGAAAGCGTAACTCTGTAAAAACTACAGGAGTGTTGGCAAGGAACACATAAGAAAATCCAGTATGTATCCTAAAGTCCATATTCTAAGCCCTAATACTGTAATAGCCTTTTTTTCATCAATAAAATATCTTATTATTTAGAAATTTTACAGAGTGAAAAGAATACAGGTATTTGCTGAGCAAAGTATGTATTTAAAGACAGCATAGCAAGAATGTTGTTAAGTTATCCCAGACTTATTTACATGTTTCTTATACTGTAGTGTAAGAttgtgaaaaatggaaaaattgcCTGTTGCGGTGTAAAACAACCAGGCTGAGTCTAAAAGgagttttgccagtttattggatGAAACCGCTGGACAGAACCATTTATGATAATGAAGAAAAATCGGAAAAATATAAATCAAGACTAAATCAtgccaaaaaatgaaagagtttaACAAAGATGAAAGAGAATAAATGAAACTGGCTTGTGAGCCATTAAAGCACCCATCACCCCAGTAATCTGAGTGTGGACCTTCTTCCATCTAGGCAAAAACAGTGAGTTCTGGCTTATCTCTCCAAGTCCCAATTCTCCGCGCTCCTGCCCGAACTACTCACTACGGTTTTACCAAAAGAATTTATAACAACCCTGCATATCTGATGTGACCTTCTTCACCCAATCAGCATTCGCCAGAGAGACAAGCACTCATTGTCAGGGCCTACAGAGACGAGCAACCCGACTGCACTCTTAGAAAACATACATTGTAATACACCCAAGAATATTGTaatattaagttaagtgatacttttttgatcccacaactggggaaattccacctctgcatttaacccatctgtgaagtgaaacacctcatacacactagtgaacacacacacacttgcccagagcggtgggcagccctatccacggcacctggggagcatatgggggttaggtgtcttgctcaaggacacctcagtcatgagctgtcggccctggggattgaaccggcaaccttctggtcccagggccagctccctaacctccagccacgactgcccccatataTACAGATGAACTCATGACCGTCATCCCATGATCGGGAGCACACGATTTTTATACTACCTAAAGATGAAATATAATCAATTGAGGTGAAATGTGTgcctccctctctgtgtgtgtgtgtgtgtgtgtgtgtgtgtgcgtgcagatTGAATGGAGCCAATAAGCAGTAACTGGAATAATTTGAAAAAAGATCACTGGTTTAAATATtagcataaatgtaaatgcattaaaCAAAGCTAAAAGACTCtgtgctacttttttttttttttagtggaaAACGGCTTATATGATCCAAGCAAAGGCAACATTTACCCTGGAAAAAATATGGTTTTGACCTGTAATCCTCCAGCCTTAAGTACTGGAGGAATAACCTGgagttttaatgatattatcaTTGGAAGTAGTCCTGCCTATCTAATCAGCGCTGACAGAAAAACAATCACTGTGGAAAACACCAGTGATCGGCTCAGTGGTAAGTCATGGATAATtcacaaaatatttgaaatacacttttgctgtttttacagtTATCAAATTACCccatgtttattaatgttttatgaATAAACAGCTGACGTGTAAAAAGAGGAAATGACCTTTGCAGTAAAAGCCTATTAATGCTACTGCAGTGATGGACTGTTTTACAAATATAacctttttttaatggaaagagttattttactcattttagtcGCTTTGCCTTCACAGGTAAATACGCATGTACAACGACCTTAAACTCAGTTCCCTACATAATCTGGCAAAGGATAGTAATTCAGCCATTGCCCAATATCAGAGTGACCACCTCAAAAACTGTGTACTGTGATGGATCACCAATCACACTGGAGTGCTGCGCTGAGAACAGCTACATGACTAAGTGGAGCCTGTTCACTTCATCTGGACTGCAGACGCTAACAggtcccacacacacaaacagctcatacattttctctgtttgattggagttttttacagtttaactgCAAATCCTGATGGTGATATAATTAACTGGATTATTTGATGGAGGAACTGAGAATGTTAATGTACTTTAGAATCGTTTCCACTTTTGTTACCTCAtgctttttatttctgttttatatttCCACTTTCACTCAAAATGAAGTTCTAATTCACCAATGACTTTTATATTTGCCGTTTGGTATGTGttatgattggcccctcccagtctcctcatgtgcttttctttaccttttagtcctgtcatgtgcttttgttttgatttcttcacagtctggcccccttgttttctgactccacccctgatttttaccacctgtgtttaccacctgcgtcctgttatcccttgttagccctcttgtatttgagccctgtgttttcccctgtgtgttggctggtctttgtttggatgtatgtttgattgtgctgaatgcttgttttgatgttctgtttgtatgtattgtatggattgaaatgttttgttaagtgtttggacTTCTCTgttccttgtcatgtctgtcccttctGCTCTTCATGTTagctacctgaacctggactatATCgatcctggatttgcccaaaataaaactcacttATCTCACCGTATGCAtccacctcatcgctccacgtcacAGCACTGACGTTTCATTTACACAGAGATCTTGACACGTTACTGTACtctatatttaaataataaaggaaactagtaaattaaaatatgccataataGAATGGCGTATAGCCCTGCGCGTTCATCTCAATATTTACTGCTTGGTGAAGATGGTGGTAAATTTCtggtgaaggttttttttttttttttttacaaaaccatatgcatcattattattattattattattattattggcacCACTCCACACTTCATTTAGGAATTTGTGCAAACCTTTTTTGCCAAACGTATCAGCAGTGAGTTTCATACTTGTGAATGGAGAAAGCACAGcaatacgtgtgtgtgtgtgtgtgtgtgtgtgtgtgtgtgtgtgtgtgtgtatatgctgttgtcagaaaaaaacctcatatctcaaatggtaactttataggagaaggaaaaaacctaacttacttttaatgtaagtaaccAGAATTTTTTGCAAGTAATTTAGAtcatttttttgtccattcatcatgaaatgttaaggttaatataaaggacaacagtttttttcaaagtatcaaaaagtgaaaaacgtccaaaaaaaaatgtatatttacacacacacacacacacacacacacacacacacacacacacacacacacacacacacacacacacatatatatatatatatatatatatatatatatatatgtttttcagtttttgacataatatgtaCTATCTATgctatatatatgtttttaaatggaTCAGGTGTCCATATACTTCGGTGCACTGCAAAAGTCTAACCAGTGTGTGTGAAACCCTGAAACCTCTCCAGATCCTCCAGATCTCTAGGTCTGCTCCGCTCAGCTCGACCCTCACTTTTTCAAAGCGGGTTATGTGAAGGGACTGGGATGACCAAGTCAAACGTTACGGTAGACACTGAACCATTTTGTAAGAATTTGAAGGTGTGTTGTGGACCTAGCAATCATCTAGTTTTAGTTTTTAAGCAGATTGTTACTTAAAGTCTCCTTATACTTTATGGAATCCATGGTGCCATGTATCCTATAAAGTTCTGTGGGCGTTTAGAGCACAAACAGCTCGAAAGAGTTCCAGAACATTCAAATGGATTTAAAACCAGATGCAACATAAATATGCGTGCTTCACTTACACTATGTTCATAAGAATTACTTGGGGTgccaataacaaaacaataaacaataaacaataaccatgtttgtaaaaaataaaaaaggctttGTCAACGTAGAGagatttttttgtatgtgttcCATAACTCCTTAATGATTTTAAAGGTTTGTCTTCATGAAGCAAATTACTCTCTGCACAGACCCAAAGACAGGCTGCAGCTCATATCCGTACCCAGGTTTCAGTGAAGCGGACTGTAAGGATGGAGACCAAATTGTGACTTTCCTTTGGGAAATCTATGACCTCAATGAAAACCTTAGCAGTTCAAACAACGTCAGAATTGCTGCAACTGGAAAAAGTGAGTTATCTACTGACTCCTTAGATATGATCGTTTTTAGACCGTTTTTTTGCCACCTTGTGTAATCATTTGTGCCCCCCCAAGGGTGGGACTGCTACAATGCACAATATGGAGCTGGAGAATTAGGTGACCTACAGACGAGCCCTTGTGATGCGGATAGCATTGGCACTGTGACAGCTCGCTGTGTATCTAACACAACAGGCAGCGGTGTCTGGAATGTGGTGGAAAATACCTGCGTCCTGCGTGTTCTTCAAGAACTGCTAGACAAATCTAAGGTAGTACAGTTCtgttctgcatttttgtttattttccgtACAAAAAATAACTAATACATATCagataaaatgtgcttttctgtagAATTTACAAGTTGCAGACGTCCCACGGTTTACAGCTGACCTCCGGAATGCCACCCAATCCAATTCTGCTAAGACAACAGAGTCTGTACAGAATGTCTTAACAGTTGTCCGCTTAATGAAAGTAATTGCTTCTGTCTCACAAACATTTAAAGTTGACAAGTCCATCATGATGGTAAGCATATGTTTTACCATTTTAAtttggctgaatttaacatagttAATGTGTATTGTACTGAACAGAATAGATTTAAATAactattgatttgtttatttataattaaagAATTTTGTTTCAGGTTTACAAGTTTATTCTTCTGtttcatttaacattttttatagttttatagttttatagtatcattactttttattaaatgcaGAGGATCCAAACAATGCTGTCTAATTTCTAAATTATCTAGAGGTTATTTGCTTTTGCTCTTCATTAAGtttatttaaaactgaaaaactagaagattctgttgtgctgtatttaattgatactattttaatttaattttaaggaTTTTCTAATAACATCTGATGTCATTTCATCAGTATCGGCACGGAAAACATGGGAGCATTTGAACCAAATGTATACAACACAGACTATGAGCTCTGATCTTCTGAAGTCTGCTGAAAAAATTGGAGGCAGACTCACAGATGACAATTTTAGGATAACAACAAACAGCACTCAGCTGGACAGAACTAAAACTTCTGGTCcattttttggaacatttggAGTAAATTCCACTACACAGATAGATATCCCAGAGCTTACAGGACAGACTATGATCACCACCATAGTTTTCTCAGCCTATGACAATGTCTTGTCTGTTCGAAATACACGCTACGATGCTTCAATCAATGGAGATGTGGTGGCGGTCATTGGGAATGGCACAGTTTACAGCATCTCTCTTACCTTTGATATCAAAAATAAGTCAATGGGAATCCCTCAGTGTGTCTTTTGGAACTACAAACTTTTGGGAGGGATTGGAGGATGGGACTCAACTGGATGTGAAATAAAGCCTTTAGTGAATCAAATTGGCAAGTTTAAGTGTGAATGCAGTCACACAACCTCATTCTCAATCCTGATGTCACCatctttttttgtgtattatCTTGCCTTAAACTTTATAACCTTCATAGTTGTCGGCATTTCGATAATCTGCTTAATTTTGGCCCTCATTATTGAGATCATCGTATGGAAGCCATTGACCAGGAATGACACAGCCTACATGCACCACGTCTCCATAGTCAACATCGCTCTGTCCCTCCTGATTGCGGACATATGCTTCATCATTGCAGCAGCTATTGTTAAAGACGGAGAACCAACACCAGTGGGTTCCTGCAGTACAGCAACATTCTTCATGCACTTCTTTTACCTTGCTCTCTTCTTCTGGATGTTATTCTCAGCGCTCCTGCTCCTCTACCGCACCATTATGGTGGTTGCTAGAATGTCTAAGTCCATTATGTTGGCCATAGCATTCTCTGTTGGCTATGGGGCCCCGTTACTCATAGCTGTCATCACTGTGGCAGTAACAGCTGGAGGTGGAGGATACATCCAGGAAATGCACGTCTGTTGGCTGAACTGGTTCAAAACTAAGGCCCTCCTGGCGTTTGTGATTCCTGCTCTGACTATTGTAGTTATGAACCTCCTGGTGCTTGGTGTGGTCATTTGCAAGATGATAAGGAGGGGAGTTGGTAACATCTCTCAGCCAGATGAGAAACATGCCTTAAAGATGATTGCCAGACGTGTGGGCATTTTAACCCCTCTCTTTGGTCTGACCTGGGGATTCGGCATCGGGACCATGGTGACACCTGCTTTAGGGGTTCACATTGTGTTCGCACTCCTTAATTCACTGCAGGTACTAAAGTTAATATAATGATAAAGTTAATATAATGatgatataaatgtatttttgttgtgtttttgtattttgttgctCTTCTTTCACACTTTATTACAGTAGTTCTTAATCAATTAGATGCATTTCTTAAAGCATCACATTCTCAGCACTCTTCAGTGCAATTCTCAACGCTGTATCACCTGTACAAATCAAACTATCACTCAAAACCTTGACAACACTCTCACCAAACAGAGAGCCCTCCTTCATTTGTGTGCACTGGcacaataaatgcaaattaattgCATTAAAACGGGATTGACTACACAGTGTTACTGATAGTAACAAAACACTGTCCCACTTTCAGATGAAGGGTGTATAAAATGATACAAAGTCAACAAAGGCAAGCCTGGTGTCAATAACGGAAAAAATAATTATACGTCACCAAAAACACCATAATCACAACAGAAGGAACGAGATTAATCCCCTTTTTAATCATTGTGCGCACAACACTTTATCATCGTCACACctgataaacatgttttatgttttgagATTTTATGCTGGAGTCGCTCTCTGCTTTCCTCAGCTGTGGTCAGCATCTTCGGCCTTGTGTTAATACCTCTGATTACGGGGCTGGAGATCAAATAACTTCCACCTCTGAAGGTAGAGAAGAAtttttcagtaatgttgaggAAGGGTGAATAGAGTGATGAGGACAAAGCTGATCCACTCACTCAGTAACTTAACttcattcactcattctctcAAACAGTTTTGTACTACAGGTAATATATTTAGGGTTGGAGTTTAGAAGTGTTGCCACTGTAGTCAAACAAATGCGAGTCATATGCATACTGCTTTCAAACTGCCTGAGAAAGGCAGTGAAAGTGAGCTCACTGTGCATGGGAGAGAACGCAGTGCACAGATTTTctcgttttttttattttttaattcctATGCAAAgtaattgtgtatatatgtgccTTATTAACACTGTCTACATTGATTGGTAAGAATTGTTTATACCTTTAGACTGATCACCAATGTACTTGTTTTACAACTGCTGTGCCACTGGGAAATGATTATATGGGTGTATAGGAAGCGTTTGAGGAAGCGTTTATAGGTGATTACAAATCACCAAGTACTAACAATTgcgtggtgttcaggtctgtgggacccatttttatgggttttttatttttttgtttaccaaaagaaaaaaatgatgcaatttattattatttcacccTCAGATTCTTGCTCTTTTCTCTGAATAGCTTAtgaaataacccattttcagtgcttcactctgttcactccccacacattcatattacacatgtggtgttgggctgaatcCGTGGGGAGTAAAATTGTGGAGGTgatgtgtccttcactctgttctccatCTACATGGCCTgc
This genomic interval from Pygocentrus nattereri isolate fPygNat1 chromosome 4, fPygNat1.pri, whole genome shotgun sequence contains the following:
- the LOC108440798 gene encoding adhesion G protein-coupled receptor F5-like → MATAGTSTHLLRFVTILLMNVCVMDSQGLPEPTDVIVQTDGELKTEKLEYTITLSMTIDTTFDNTLTNKNSQMYQKYSKDITSSVDGAYSGKLSSYKAHSAKVIQFRPGSVVADFTIASTRNTLDFSAANRQLASALRDKGYSVNENSFAQTVENGLYDPSKGNIYPGKNMVLTCNPPALSTGGITWSFNDIIIGSSPAYLISADRKTITVENTSDRLSGKYACTTTLNSVPYIIWQRIVIQPLPNIRVTTSKTVYCDGSPITLECCAENSYMTKWSLFTSSGLQTLTDPPDL
- the LOC119263301 gene encoding adhesion G protein-coupled receptor F5-like; translated protein: MKVIASVSQTFKVDKSIMMDFLITSDVISSVSARKTWEHLNQMYTTQTMSSDLLKSAEKIGGRLTDDNFRITTNSTQLDRTKTSGPFFGTFGVNSTTQIDIPELTGQTMITTIVFSAYDNVLSVRNTRYDASINGDVVAVIGNGTVYSISLTFDIKNKSMGIPQCVFWNYKLLGGIGGWDSTGCEIKPLVNQIGKFKCECSHTTSFSILMSPSFFVYYLALNFITFIVVGISIICLILALIIEIIVWKPLTRNDTAYMHHVSIVNIALSLLIADICFIIAAAIVKDGEPTPVGSCSTATFFMHFFYLALFFWMLFSALLLLYRTIMVVARMSKSIMLAIAFSVGYGAPLLIAVITVAVTAGGGGYIQEMHVCWLNWFKTKALLAFVIPALTIVVMNLLVLGVVICKMIRRGVGNISQPDEKHALKMIARRVGILTPLFGLTWGFGIGTMVTPALGVHIVFALLNSLQGFFVLLFGMLLDRKVRKALAVKLRLKNISSIHSRLQSTDAEPASSTGLDFIGGLGLNRAYTVSNCSGSSCSINSDTFISTVQSKDADDEENKLIEDQG